In Streptomyces venezuelae, the sequence CTCCGGAGGCGGCCACCTCGGGCGGACTGATCTGGCTGTTCCCCGTCACGTTCATCTCCAACGCGTTCGTCCCCACGGAGAACATGGCGAGCTGGCTCCAGCCCATCGCCGAGTGGAACCCGTTCAGCGCCACCGTCCAGGCCTGCCGCGAGCTCTTCGGGAACCCGGGCGTCTCCCCGTCCGACGCCTGGCCGATGGTCCACCCGGTCTGGGCCTCGCTGATCTGGTCGGCCCTGATCATTCTGCTCTTCCGCACGCTCGCGGTCCGCAAGTACCGCGGGGCGGACGGCTGAGACCCGACCCGGAACGCGCGATGCCCGGCCGGGAGAGTCCGGCCGGGCATCGCGCTCCGCTCGGTCACGAAAAACGGTGACCGAGGGTGATCAGCCGGTGAAGGGCTTGACGTCCAGGATCTTGACCGAGGCCTTCTTGCCGTTCGGCAGCTCGTACTCGGCGTCCTCGCCGATCGCCTTGCCCAGCACACCGCTGCCCAGCGGGGACTGGGGGGAGTACGTCTCGAAGTCCGAGGACGCGTACTCGCGCGAGGCCAGCAGGAACTCCATGGTGTCGTCCTCGTCGCCGTCGAAGGCGATCTTGACGAGCGTGCCGGGGGCCACCACGCCGTCGGACGCGGGCGCGGTGCCGACCTTGGCGTTCTCCAGGAGCTGCGTGAGCTGGCGGACCCGGAGCTCCTGCTTGCCCTGCTCCTCCTTCGCCGCGTGGTAGCCGCCGTTCTCACGCAGGTCGCCCTCCTCGCGGGCGGCTGCGATCTTGGTGGCGATCTCCGTGCGGGCGGGACCAGAGAGGTAGTCCAGCTCCGCCTTCAGCTGGTCGTACGCCGCCTGGGTCAGCCAGGTGACGCTTTCGCTCGTCTGGGTCACGGGTGCTCCTCGTCGGTACAGGGGACTACAGGCCGCCGTCGGCGGACGAAACCACGAGCCTAACAATTCGGGAAGAAAAGGGGGAGGACCCCAGAGGCTCATTGCCTCGTGAGGCGCCACTTCAACCCTCTGCGGACCTCAGCCGGCGGAAGGCGCCGACTGGCAGCCGATCAGCTCGATCATCGTGGCCCGGCCGGTGGTCTTCAGGGTGACGATCTCGTCCACCCTGGACCGGTCCTGGGCGAAGGTGAAGTCGGCGCGGCCCACCTCGGCGTGCGCCTCGTTCTGGGAGCTCAGCGAGCAGACCCCGGTGACCGAGGAGTCCTTGCGGACCTCCAGGTGAACCTTCACCTCGGTGTCCGAAATCACCTGGAACTTGATCACCTCGGCGCTCACGCTCTGTCCCGCGACGTAGTCCCAGCCGATCCAGCCGACCACGCCCAGCAGCGCCACGCCCAGCACCGATCCGATGATCTTGAGCTTCCGGTCCGCACGCTCGTCCGCCGACCGGCCGTACCGGCCCTCGGGCAGTCCCTCGCGCACCGCGCTCATGATCGTTCCTCTCGCCGGGGACGGCTCGGTCACCCCTGGAATTTTCCGCCCCCCAGTTCGGTCACTATAGGAGCTGAGTGTCGCGCCGAATCGCAGAGGATCCTGTTTTGACCGAGC encodes:
- a CDS encoding DUF4307 domain-containing protein, with the translated sequence MSAVREGLPEGRYGRSADERADRKLKIIGSVLGVALLGVVGWIGWDYVAGQSVSAEVIKFQVISDTEVKVHLEVRKDSSVTGVCSLSSQNEAHAEVGRADFTFAQDRSRVDEIVTLKTTGRATMIELIGCQSAPSAG
- the greA gene encoding transcription elongation factor GreA; protein product: MTQTSESVTWLTQAAYDQLKAELDYLSGPARTEIATKIAAAREEGDLRENGGYHAAKEEQGKQELRVRQLTQLLENAKVGTAPASDGVVAPGTLVKIAFDGDEDDTMEFLLASREYASSDFETYSPQSPLGSGVLGKAIGEDAEYELPNGKKASVKILDVKPFTG